A DNA window from Phragmites australis chromosome 11, lpPhrAust1.1, whole genome shotgun sequence contains the following coding sequences:
- the LOC133885894 gene encoding ethylene-responsive transcription factor ERF061-like, translating into MDASLRTLSPASFPDEVRSAVSSLLLSPGASAIDTVFSHLPPPVTIPPLGSSVYYRQCELLRHFAASQPQSAASSSSSAASFQAPDDAAAAAVLRQKPYRGVRQRQWGKWVAEIRLPQNRVRVWLGTYDSPGTAAHAYDRAAYKLRGEYARLNFPGVMDGPDCPENLRQLRATVDAKIQAIRARLARKRVRARKQREESKQSPRSEGATAPKTATRPAVSEGATTSETTATSTTSYGSPDGVLSVSAGSADDEWPLDGMPSFDPELIWEMLNF; encoded by the coding sequence ATGGACGCCAGCCTCCGCACGCTATCTCCGGCAAGCTTCCCCGACGAGGTCCGCTCCGCCGTCTCCTCCCTGCTCCTCTCCCCCGGCGCCAGCGCCATCGACACCGTCTTCTCCCACCTCCCGCCGCCGGTCACCATCCCGCCGCTCGGCTCCAGCGTCTACTACCGCCAGTGCGAGCTCCTCCGCCACTTCGCCGCGTCGCAGCCGCAGAGCGCCGCTTCCTCATCCTCGTCCGCCGCGAGTTTCCAGGCGCCagacgacgcggcggcggcggccgtgctgCGGCAGAAGCCGTACCGCGGCGTGCGGCAGCGGCAGTGGGGGAAGTGGGTGGCCGAAATCCGGCTGCCGCAGAACAGGGTGCGCGTCTGGCTCGGCACCTACGACTCCCCCGGGACCGCCGCCCACGCGTACGACCGCGCCGCGTACAAGCTCCGCGGCGAGTACGCGCGCCTCAACTTCCCAGGCGTCATGGACGGACCCGACTGCCCCGAGAACCTGCGGCAGCTCCGCGCCACCGTGGATGCCAAGATCCAGGCCATCCGCGCCCGCCTGGCGCGCAAGCGCGTGCGCGCCCGCAAGCAGCGCGAGGAGAGCAAGCAGAGCCCTCGCTCCGAGGGCGCGACGGCGCCCAAAACTGCCACACGCCCGGCCGTCTCGGAGGGCGCAACGACGTCCGAGACAACTGCGACGTCGACGACGTCGTACGGGTCACCGGACGGGGTGCTGTCCGTGAGCGCGGGCTCAGCCGACGACGAGTGGCCGCTGGATGGGATGCCGTCGTTTGATCCCGAGTTGATCTGGGAGATGCTTAACTTCTAG
- the LOC133885244 gene encoding protein phosphatase 2C 51-like isoform X1, producing MRDTGTETDEGPACKVVAGGDGKVAGLAAIARRRRRRLELRRLGRKASAAAEDEAAKRVRSGRDRSSSDSSAETDHGMGWPASLSHGAVSVIGRRRAMEDAVAVARTFLASADVSKGGGADGCGGEDDFFAVYDGHGGPRVAQVCRERMHVVLAEEVGLRRRFGSDVRWKEAMAASFARVDSEATCGFAPAKAAAADADAYAPFRTVGSTAVVAVVGHRRIVVANCGDSRAVLSRGGVAVPLSTDHKWMFVLTTQPDRPDELERVEAAGGRVINWNGYRVLGVLATSRSIGDYYLKPYVSAEPEVTVVDRTDQDEFLILASDGLWDVVSNEVACKIARKCLNGRAASMFPESVSGRTAADAAALLTELAMSRGSNDNISVVVVELRRLKGSS from the exons ATGAGGGACACGGGTACGGAGACAGATGAGGGCCCCGCGTGCAAGGTTGTGGCTggcggggacgggaaggtcgccGGTCTAGCGGCCATcgcgcggcgccgccgccgccgcctcgagCTGCGGCGGCTCGGGCGGAAGGCGTCGGCTGCGGCAGAGGATGAGGCGGCGAAGAGGGTTCGGTCCGGTAGGGACAGATCGTCGTCGGACTCGTCGGCGGAGACGGATCACGGGATGGGCTGGCCGGCGTCCCTGTCGCACGGCGCGGTGTCGGTGATCGGCCGGCGGAGGGCGATGGAGGACGCCGTGGCCGTCGCGCGCACGTTCCTGGCCTCGGCGGACGTGAGCAAGGGTGGTGGTGCGGACGGGTGCGGCGGGGAGGACGACTTCTTCGCTGTGTACGACGGCCACGGCGGGCCGCGGGTGGCGCAGGTGTGCAGGGAGCGTATGCACGTGGTGCTCGCGGAGGAGGTGGGACTGCGTCGGCGGTTCGGGAGCGACGTGCGCTGGAAGGAGGCGATGGCTGCCAGCTTCGCCAGGGTGGACAGCGAGGCCACCTGCGGCTTCGCCCCGGCCAAGGCCGCGGCCGCGGACGCGGACGCCTACGCGCCCTTCCGGACCGTGGGCTCCACCGCCGTGGTGGCCGTCGTTGGGCACCGCCGGATCGTCGTCGCCAACTGCGGCGACTCACGCGCCGTGCTCTCCCGCGGCGGCGTGGCAGTGCCACTCTCCACTGACCACAAG TGGATGTTTGTTCTGACCACGCAGCCAGATCGTCCAGATGAGTTGGAAAGGGTGGAAGCAGCCGGCGGCAGAGTCATCAACTGGAACGGCTATCGTGTCCTGGGAGTGCTAGCAACTTCAAGGTCCATAG GAGACTACTACCTGAAGCCTTACGTCAGTGCCGAACCGGAGGTGACGGTGGTAGACCGCACAGACCAAGACGAGTTCCTCATACTGGCAAGCGACGGGCTGTGGGACGTGGTCTCCAACGAGGTGGCGTGCAAGATCGCCAGGAAATGCCTCAACGGTCGGGCGGCCAGCATGTTCCCGGAGTCTGTCTCCGGCCGCACGGCCGCGGACGCGGCGGCGCTCCTGACGGAGTTGGCCATGTCGCGCGGCAGCAACGATAACATCAGCGTCGTCGTGGTCGAGCTGCGGAGACTGAAGGGGAGCAGCTAG
- the LOC133885244 gene encoding protein phosphatase 2C 51-like isoform X2: protein MRDTGTETDEGPACKVVAGGDGKVAGLAAIARRRRRRLELRRLGRKASAAAEDEAAKRVRSGRDRSSSDSSAETDHGMGWPASLSHGAVSVIGRRRAMEDAVAVARTFLASADVSKGGGADGCGGEDDFFAVYDGHGGPRVAQVCRERMHVVLAEEVGLRRRFGSDVRWKEAMAASFARVDSEATCGFAPAKAAAADADAYAPFRTVGSTAVVAVVGHRRIVVANCGDSRAVLSRGGVAVPLSTDHKPDRPDELERVEAAGGRVINWNGYRVLGVLATSRSIGDYYLKPYVSAEPEVTVVDRTDQDEFLILASDGLWDVVSNEVACKIARKCLNGRAASMFPESVSGRTAADAAALLTELAMSRGSNDNISVVVVELRRLKGSS from the exons ATGAGGGACACGGGTACGGAGACAGATGAGGGCCCCGCGTGCAAGGTTGTGGCTggcggggacgggaaggtcgccGGTCTAGCGGCCATcgcgcggcgccgccgccgccgcctcgagCTGCGGCGGCTCGGGCGGAAGGCGTCGGCTGCGGCAGAGGATGAGGCGGCGAAGAGGGTTCGGTCCGGTAGGGACAGATCGTCGTCGGACTCGTCGGCGGAGACGGATCACGGGATGGGCTGGCCGGCGTCCCTGTCGCACGGCGCGGTGTCGGTGATCGGCCGGCGGAGGGCGATGGAGGACGCCGTGGCCGTCGCGCGCACGTTCCTGGCCTCGGCGGACGTGAGCAAGGGTGGTGGTGCGGACGGGTGCGGCGGGGAGGACGACTTCTTCGCTGTGTACGACGGCCACGGCGGGCCGCGGGTGGCGCAGGTGTGCAGGGAGCGTATGCACGTGGTGCTCGCGGAGGAGGTGGGACTGCGTCGGCGGTTCGGGAGCGACGTGCGCTGGAAGGAGGCGATGGCTGCCAGCTTCGCCAGGGTGGACAGCGAGGCCACCTGCGGCTTCGCCCCGGCCAAGGCCGCGGCCGCGGACGCGGACGCCTACGCGCCCTTCCGGACCGTGGGCTCCACCGCCGTGGTGGCCGTCGTTGGGCACCGCCGGATCGTCGTCGCCAACTGCGGCGACTCACGCGCCGTGCTCTCCCGCGGCGGCGTGGCAGTGCCACTCTCCACTGACCACAAG CCAGATCGTCCAGATGAGTTGGAAAGGGTGGAAGCAGCCGGCGGCAGAGTCATCAACTGGAACGGCTATCGTGTCCTGGGAGTGCTAGCAACTTCAAGGTCCATAG GAGACTACTACCTGAAGCCTTACGTCAGTGCCGAACCGGAGGTGACGGTGGTAGACCGCACAGACCAAGACGAGTTCCTCATACTGGCAAGCGACGGGCTGTGGGACGTGGTCTCCAACGAGGTGGCGTGCAAGATCGCCAGGAAATGCCTCAACGGTCGGGCGGCCAGCATGTTCCCGGAGTCTGTCTCCGGCCGCACGGCCGCGGACGCGGCGGCGCTCCTGACGGAGTTGGCCATGTCGCGCGGCAGCAACGATAACATCAGCGTCGTCGTGGTCGAGCTGCGGAGACTGAAGGGGAGCAGCTAG